The following is a genomic window from Meriones unguiculatus strain TT.TT164.6M chromosome 7, Bangor_MerUng_6.1, whole genome shotgun sequence.
aaccAAGAAAAGTGATACAATAGCAGTTGATGATAATGATTAAACCACAAAGAGACCATTAGTGGATAGTCTTAGTAGTTTTGCTTGTGTTTAGCTTTTCTGTTGATAAATTCTTTACCATAATGGGGTTTGAATTGTTACTCCATCAGTGTAAGTTAACAGATATGGAAACAACTTGGCCAATATTTGTGCAATATAAATATCAAAACTTAGTCTTGGGGATGTAGTGTAGCGATATTTGTCTGGAGTGCATGGGCCAATGGGCTCAGTCTGCAGAACTACAAATACTATGTACAATTCATGCTAAGTAATTGTGTATTGGCTTTTAATTCCATTTCTAGCCTTGTATTTATAAGCACAGATAGATAGCTCTTGAGGAGCAGATAATAAAATGAGAAGCATTATCTCCATTAAGGGAGTAGAGTAGCTGGAGACAAGAAAAAAGGCTTTCTTTTCATTGTAAGCATTTGAATATCTGAATTTTGTACCtctatttaaatatgttgctgctAACATGATTTAGAAATACAACCGTCCTTAGGGTTGTGAGAAAAAATTCTCAGTGCTGTCATTATCTTGTTGATACAGGCAAAGGGCACGGTTTGTCTATCACACCCCTGCCAGCTGGCCATATGATAGGAGGAACAATATGGAAAATAGTaaaagatggagaagaagaaattGTGTATGCCGTTGACTTCAACCACAAGAGGGAGATGTAGGTATATCTAACCAGGTGCTAAAGGAGATGCAGTTATTGTTTCATTGAAGGGAAAACTGGAAGCAactctttgattttgtttttttaatcagaacTCTACAGTATTTTCATTGTAGAGCAACGGGTTCATTATAGGACATAAGGGCTTTAACTTTTTGTGAATCAATATCTATTCATAAAACAGATGTTTCTATGAAGGTTTTTCAAAGGAAAGGAATTTTGtacattaaattatattttgtgaTCTTGACATTACTTGATAGAACTTTGTAACTTCTTGTCTTTTTAGGGGCTGAGGCAATAAAAGTAGCAGTTATTGTGTAATTTAATGCTATTTAATGACAGATTTCTTTAAAAGGGTACATAATAGGTATAATTTTACATTATTCAATTGATATTAAGAAAAATactataaagtgtgtgtgtgtgtgtgtgtgtgtatgtgtgttcactgTCCTGCAGGCTCCTTTGTTACATCTTTATATTAAGTTCATGGCTATTTTGTATTAGATTACAATCATCAAGGTCTTTATATTAAGAAACATTAAGGACTAATAGAATTTAGACTTGTAATTGTGGATGAATGAGAAAGATGGAAAACTAAGTAAATGCTGAATGAATTCAGCCACTTTAAAAAAAGTGCAACAATAAATTTTAGATGGGTTTAGAATTAAGTAGACCCGGAAGCTGTGTTGTGTTCAATCTCTGACTTGGAAGAGACTGTTTACACAAAGATGATGGCTCAATTTGATTATATATGGATTTAAATTAAAACCATAAACTATACTATAAACCATCAAACAGGGGAAATGCTGTAGCAATTAGCTAATGATTTACATATGTCTAAGACTAAGAATTACTCAAGAAATCAAAAAATACACTAATTACAAAATGAGCAAGAATTAGTCAAAAAAGAGGATGTTAAAATAATATGAACTTACTGGATATGttcaaattatttcaaaatagagCTCTGCGAAGCATCAGTCTCCCTGGTTGAGCCTTTTTGGAAGAAGTTGGACCTTCCTAAAAAGCCACCATGCAATAGTTGTCTAGTCTAGGAGTCCATTTCAAGGAATATGTCCTACAGAGATGAAGAATTCAGTTCAGTGTGGCGACAcgcctctgtaatcccagcactggggaggtggcgGCAGAAGGGTTGGGACTTCAAAACGTCTCTTTCAAAGATAAAGTATGAAAAAGTGACTTCAgcggattaaaaaaaaaaggtcagatgAATAGGAAACctttacagttgtgagctgggcaccttgctgcatgcctgtaaccctggcATTTGTGAGGCTAAGGTAGGATCGAGATGTCACCTGGGCTGCAGATAGCCCATTTCTCTAAAAGCAAACTCCAGGCAGAAAGTTTATACAATTTCTAAAAGTTATGTTTATAGGAAAAGTCCAGAATGTACAAATTAATGTATAGGAATGTACATAGGATATCTATGTTCTAAATGTAGATatggatacacagaaaaaaaatccataggtTTAGAGGGGTATGTCTAATGTATCATAATCGCCTGTCTTGAAGTGGTAGTCCTTGCTAGCATGAGGGAGGCCTTATAAACGCAGTTTCTTATTTTTGTAGTAGGTGAAGCTGTTACTGTTCACTTGAAATGACAGATATTCttcatttttaaactttgttaTAGCCACTTAAATGGATGTTCCCTGGAAATGCTAAGCAGACCTTCTCTACTTATCACAGATTCATTTAATGCTACGTATGTGCAGCctagaaggaagcagagagatgagcAGCTCCTGAGTACGTATATCTGCTGTCTGTTGGAGTAGCTGTGGAAGAGCATGGGAATAGGAGCTACTGCTTATTCTGTTTGCCTGTGTCATAAGAGATGGGCTAACTCTAGTATTTTCTAATCACATTTTATACATTTcctatgtgtgcatgtatctgtgGGCACATGCTTCCCACAgagtgcatgtagaggtcagaggacaatatgAAGTTCgttctttcctccttccacctggGTCTCGGGATCAAAATCGGGTCATCAGACTTGGCCAGAAGTGCCTTGATGCATTAAGCTATTTTGCTGGCCCCATAACTCTTGCATTTGTTTCCTTATTTGTTAATGTGAGCAATTCAGGTTGCTCTCTAAAGGTTGGCTTCCTGTGCCACTCAGCGCATGGAGAGCTCCCCCAGGCGCTCTGGTCTCTGTATATGTAACAGCTACGTATATATATTGACCACAGTGAAAGTGAGCCAAAGAGAGAAGTGAGGGTGCACAGGTCTGGCTAGTTGTTgggtgttttattttgagatttatCTTGATTTTACACAGGTGCCTCTGAGCtgactcttttcttctcctttgacTCATTCTGTTGTACTTCATGTTAGTTTTTATAAGCCATATGTGATTGCAACAGGAAAGCTGTGTTGGCTTTAATGGTTTTTTCTGTGTCCGCTCTAGTTCCCAAATATAACATGGAGACCTGTTCCATTTATAATAAGCTTCAAGCACCATAACTAGGCAGATATCGATCTATTCTAACTCGACTGTGTTAGCCTGGCCTatttcccagccatgtgccctgTTACTTGTCCTCTAGTCTCGCCCTGACCACCTCTGCTCCATCCTTGTCCGCATGGCATGGTGACCTTCTTGCCCAGCCAcctccccccttctctccctctctctctctctccacctgagACCTTCTAAGTGGCAATGGAAGCCTCACCTACTGTCTTCGCTGCCCAGTCATAGGGTcttcagcatctttattaacTAATCACAGATAAGTGGGGAGTCatttttatacaacattgagatagGAGATTCCTCGGTAGTATTGACAATACCAGAATCTGTTAGCATTTAGCTCGGTGCCCATTCCGCAATTAACAATCTATACAGCGACCTTATACCTTAATACACTGTGAATGAAGGTCGCCTCTACAAAGGTGGGTTCCACTTCTAAATGTGTGAGCAAGCACTGTCATCTGTCTATAATTTACTAACTTTAAAAAGCCAagtgcggtggtgcatgcctataatcccagcactcagggaggtagaggcaggcagatctgagtttgaggctagcctggtctacaaagcgagtccaggacagccaaggctacaagagaaaccctgtctcgaaaaacaaaacaaaaaagaaacccctCAATTCTTGTAACGTGTGTATACGAACATGTTCTGTGTGTTATTCTACATGCGTGCACACAGAACATGTATCGTGTTTTATTGCTAGGAAAATATATTTATCCAAGTCAAATGTTGATATGAATAAACACTTTTGTATGTGTCCTGGTAAGACTTATAAAGACTTATGCAGTCTTTATAAAAGATGCTGGGAAATTGTGTCATGTTTATTTTTGCTGCAAAGCACAGGCTTTATAGGGATCTTGTGTTctttttaagcaaatgtcctGGAAACTCTTCGGGGTGATGGAAACGTGCTAATAGCAGTGGACACGGCGGGCAGAGTTCTGGAGCTTGCTCAACTTCTTGATCAGATTTGGAGAACTAAAGATGCAGGGCTGGGCGTTTACTCCCTGGCACTCCTGAATAACGTCAGTTACAACGTGGTGGAGTTCTCCAAGTCACAGGTTTGTTCTCATGGGACCCTGGGTGAAGAAGTTGAGTGTAGTGTGTTAATAAACCcttgaggttttatttttctgcagtTAATAATAGCAGCTGAACATGAACTGCTTAATGTTCTGTGTTCTTTACATACGTTATTTCTTTTAAGGAAAAGGTATATTTTTGTCTCCTTTTGCTTACTTTCTAACTCCTTGATTTTCTGGTCTATAAGATGGGgggcaaaaataaaatattaatgccAGAATTCATCctaaaaatgaattatttcccTCCAGGTGACAGTCCTTAAAAAGATTTAAGCTGATATAAGTGAAACATtgtggggtgttttttttttttgttttttgtttgtttgtttgtttgttttgttgttttttttttttcttttttaaggattCAAAGCTGGGGTTGGATGATAATGGGGAAAAGAAGCTGTTTAGCTGCTTGTCCAAATTGCACAAATTTAATCAACTAGTGGGGGAGAGGACTTAAAGCTTGATTACTGTTAAATATCTCACAGGTATGGCATTTTCTAATTGTTGTCCTTTTTCTCCCTTATATTAGGTAGAATGGATGAGTGATAAACTGATGAGATGTTTTGAAGACAAAAGAAATAACCCATTTCAGTTTCGCCATCTCTCTCTGTGCCACGGTCTTTCTGACTTGGCTCGAGTTCCGAGCCCCAAAGTTGTACTTGCCAGCCAGCCTGACCTGGAGTGTGGGTTCTCGAGGGACCTCTTCATTCAGTGGAGTCAGGACCCTAAAAACTCAATTATCCTCACGTACAGAACAACTCCTGGGACATTAGCCCGTTTCTTAATTGATAATCCTACTGAGAAGGTTACAGAAATAGAGGTAAGCCCTTACGTAAGGTAAGCCCTTTTAAGGTTCTTGTGTTTGCGTGGCACTGGGTCCAGTTGGTGCTActtgtgtgcgtgtgagtgtgacTGAGGCCATCTACGGAAGCATGGGCAATGTGCTTGTCCAAGTCCCCAGAGAAAGGtgatctctccctccctcagcaggCGTCCACTGCCGGTCGCTCTTCAGCGACCTTGTGAGACCCTCCTATCCGTGCTGGACTTTGACCTGCTTGATCTTAGGCAGGTAACCCCAGCCGCCGTGAGTTCACTGGTGCCGCAGACACGCTGTGTCCAGCAGACAGCGTTTCATAGCGCTCCTCCTTACCTTCTAGCTCCTAACTCCTCTCTGCCGTGTTTCCTGAGACTTAGAGGTGCAGCATTTGGTCCAGAGCTCTCACCTAGGGCTGAACGCTCAGTCCTGGTTGACCATCAGGGAGTCTGTTAACATCTGCCTAACAGAGAACTCTTCTGACCAAGGCAGGGAGCAGCGCCAATCTATGGGTGTAAACATAAATGTTTGGAAGGCATTTTGGCAACATGACCGTTTAACCAGAGCAACAGCGGGTTTCCCGCTAGGACCTTCCTCTTGAGGGCCTTTTGAGCAGGTTTGACATTGCCAGGCAGGAATGCCCTCCTGTAGAGCAGGCCTCAAATCTAGTTGGTTTCAGTCATGCTATGCTACAGTGGCCACATTCAAGTGGCTATTTCCTGGTTTTGTGCCTTGGGTAGGTGTCCTCGTTCCATATCAGAGCTTTCaactcatttttctcttctttgcagTTTGTGCGGTAAGTCATGATTTCCTAATGACCCCTTTTGGTTTGGGGCACTTAATAATCTTCCTGTGGCCTCTCTTTATTTCTTGAATACTATTTCTTAATGCTCTTTTGTCCACTCTACCTGGGCTGCTTCAGGGCCGGCAGCTGTCGGTCCCACTGGAACTTTGAGTTCATTAACCTCCCCTTTTACTATGCATTGTCCTACTGGCTTAGACAGTGCCCCTAGATCAAAGCGCGGCAGGCCTTGTTAGCAAGCCCACCTTTCTTCTCAGCTGGCCACACCTTTGCCCTAGTGTGTGCCTGCATTCCAGCAGCTTTCCAGCATTTGAGTTAAACGGAAGAGCACTGACAGCATTCAGCAGCATGCTCATCTCCTCACTCCCCAGTGTGCCTTCTTTCTCCTCAGCATCCTACAGCTAGCCTCTAGCCTCCTAGTGCTTGACCTTGTCTGGAATTTAACGGAAGTGGATGGGTCAGTCAGGAGTTCCTGTGTTACCACTAAGTATACTAACCTGCCTCTGCACCTTCATCTGCAATACAGCCAGCGGAACAACCAAGATATGGAAAGATTTTGCTTAATTATCAAGCCATAAAACCCTTCTGGTTTTCACAGCCAATGCTGTTAGCTCAAGTTCATAGCCGTCATTTCATCTGGGTTGGCTGGCATAGTTTTAGATGGCTATTTTGTATTTGTCCTCCCAGCAGCATTTGAAGGGATATTTACTTTGTGAAAAGCTGTGTAGTATCCTTGTCTTATGTAACAAGTCATTTAAGAAAAGCATAATACCAGCACCTAAAGTCTGATAAGTATTCACTGTACTTACATCATTGTTGATTAAGGATTCCAAGCAACCATATCAAAATAAAATGCTGTCTTGGGTTATTTAACAGCTTGGAAATACGACGCTAAAATAACTCAGAAGTGCTTTAAATGGTTTCATGAGAGATGAAATActgaatttgaaaattttaattactAGAAACTCAATTAGGGTTGATATGCCATTGAGGAATTAAAAGGACATTAAAAGTTtggggggaagaaaaggaggaaaatggcATTTCCGAGCATCCTCATGATCAGAAACCAAGGTGAGAGGCTTTAGTTTAAAAGACTACTCGGTGTGCTCGGGTTCTGGCCCCGTTCAGATTATCCTTCCTTCTCCCGCCACCACGTTCTGAACTCTTCACGATCACATCCCAGGACAGTGTGTACTCGTTTGAGTTTTCCAAGCTCTTTCTATACTCTGAGTATCAAGCCCCTATCggatattttcttcttctggaggCAGCCTCTGCGAAGTTGCAGTACAGCAACCCATATCAGTGCGGTTGCACAGGCTCTGACCTGCATCCGCCTTTCTtactggtgttttttgttttgttttattttttgagcagggtctcactgtatatctTAGCTGGCGCTATatactaggctagccttgaactcaaagagatccgccACCTCttcttcctgggtgctgggaaggtGTGTGGCGGCACACGCAGCGAACACCACTCTTCTGGCCGAAGCACATCGCACACGCTCTGCTCGCTTTACCACTTAGCCCTGGCTGGCTCCCTGTCATCTTAGACTGTTTAAGTTGCCTCTGTGACAACTATCTAGTTAGTTACAACCTTGTATTATTTTTGTTAGTTTTCATCACCATGTATTCTTTACTGCTGCCTATCTTTACCAAAGTGAATAGTTACAGAAGAAGAGGGACCTTTTATTCTTAGTGACAGAATAGTGCCTTATGTACTGTGGACCTGCAATGAATGTGCTCGGTGTCATCACAATGACAGAGGACCACAAACGTACATACAGTACCCTGTAAAATTAAGCCTTGCTCATCTAGAAAGAACAAAACcagtaatcttaaaaaaaaaaaaaaatgaggccaataCTGATCAAGCTGGAGGTTTAGATTAGGAAAAGGCATAATTGGAATGACAGTCGTGAGGGCATAGAAGGAATGTATCTTAGGGTTAATTGTCCTGGAAACTTTATGAATATAGCACTTAATTTCAGATATctaaaatggaattaaaaaaacTGAGACaaaatttatttagttaattgtgtttttttttttttttttttttttgagatggcatCTTGTGGTCAGCTTGGCCTGAGCCTCTGAGTTCTCCCTGCTGAGGCTCCTAAACTCCCAGATTACAGGCTTGAACCACCACACCAGGCCAAGACCAACATAATAAATCAGGGGATTAAATACTTCATTAAAATTTGTGTGCAAGGTGTCTGTGTAAGTtgctaacattttattttaaaacatgtttcaAGTAAGCTATTAGCCAAATATGAGACGCCACATATGTATTTATCACTTAattttggtttaatttttatttcgaAATAGTTTCAAATTTAACCAGAAGTTGCAAAAATAGTGTGAAAACTCCAATTCCTCAGTTGGCAAGGCTTGAGCTCGGTGTGCTTTTTCACATCCTGTATCTTCACAGGCACAAGTgttacacacacattttatttcaCAGCCATTTGAAAGAAATTGCAGTTATTCCAGCATTCCCTTGGATGGTACCACCGTGTGTATTATGGGAAAACAAGAGCCACAGGAAACAGGCAATCAACACTGACCCTGCCAGCTCTAGCTGGTTGGTACAGCGGTGTTCTTTTTAGTGATCCCACCCAGGAGTACATGTTGCATTGAGTCATTGTGacttgacattttaaaattattaataattttaggTTAGTGTGCAAAGTGgtgagtttcattatgacattttcatgtaCAAATGTGTCCTTGCgctttgttctctttctctctcccctgcccccacttactcccttccttccccaaaATAGTTCCTCTTTCTGCTCTATCAAATGTATTCCATTACTGTCTCTATTTCTCCCTtcacatttcttccttctttctcgtGATCCCTAATTTCATGACCTCCCAACATGTATAAATACATTCATATACAATTTAAAATCTAGGCTTtgtttacattaatttttttcgtgttatacacacacacacacacacacacacacacacacacacatacatatatatggggcTTTTGTGGCAAGTGCTCCTTCTCACCAGCCCCAAGGGCTCTCtagtttttattggttttttgtttttggatttttcgtttttcgagacacggtttctttgtgtagacttggctTTGCAgacagggtggccttgaactcacagagatccaccagcctcccagagtgctgggattacaggcatgcaccaccgcacccagctggGTTCTCTGGTTTTTAAGGTACTCTGATGGCAAAAGAATAGAAACTACTAATTCAGTTTTGATGGATTTTatgcagttttattattattttaaacagtACTACTAAATACTTTAAACATCACTGTTTCAGTAGAATAAATTCCTAGAAATAAGAACTCTGTGAAAAGACAAGCAGTTTTAGTTTCAGTTGTTAGCAAATTGTCTTCTAATAGTTTGCTAATAATACGTGCTGCAGTGTTTAAAGTACACTTTTCCCAGGTAGTAATTAGCATTTCCAGTCTTGCAGATTAGACAAATTATGGTGACTATATGCTGCCTCAGTCAACAACCATCAGTAAACATAATCATCTATCCATGGCTATTAGCCatccatgtttctttttaaatttcctctGTATGTTgtcttttttgatgtgttctggtTATGTTTGAGTTAGGGAATGTAGCTTCTGACAGTCGTAGTGCAGccagtattttcattttcaattttgttagatttaaaatgtgaaagaggttttgtttcctccatgttgtataatttttttccttatggCTTAGGGGCTTTAATGTGGCTTTTCTActtgaattataaaaatatttacctCTGCTTTCTTTCCCCAGTTGACTGTTGTATTTTAACCAGTTTGACTTAAATCCATCCACTCTACCAGCTCAGTTTTAGGACTAATCTAAATAAGAGCTATAATTCTGTCATGGAAACTTGATTGCCTTCAGATGAGACTTTGGTTTAAAGGTGTCTCGCTCTGCTGTCCAGCTCCCCTAAgactgccttttcttttgtctgtccTTCATTAGCTGAGGAAACGCGTGAAGCTTGAAGGGAAGGAACTTGAGGAATATGTGGAAAAAGAGAAACTAAAGAAAGAAGCTGCTAAGAAACTGGAGCAGTCGAAAGAGTGAGTTACTCATAGATTGAGTCTGTGCAGATAGTGTAAAAAGAGCTCATTGCAGAATTTAACATTCAGTGGAAACAACTTACATTTTCTTAGTACTTTATAACTCCTACTAAACTTTTCAAAtggcaaaaaataaaatcctttcaGTGCTAATAATACCAATATATTAAGGAAGTTCacctttttttctcaaaatattgaTCCATTTATACTAACTATTTATGATTCAGGTTCATGTTGGGGAGTAATTCGTTCATAGTTtgataaatattaaatcaaaatgtCTAAGGGACACGATGACCCTGCTGTGTTCCCAAAACCTCATAGGGCCGACATCGACTCCAGTGATGAGAGTGATGTGGAGGAAGACATCGACCAGCCTTCAGCTCATAAGACAAAGCATGACCTGATGATGAAAGGCGAGGGCAGCCGCAAAGGAAGCTTCTTCAAACAGGCCAAAAAATCGTACCCTATGTTTCCTGCCCCAGAAGAAAGAATTAAATGGGACGAATACGGAGAGATCATCAAGTATGTGAGCAAAACAAACTATTTTGGCTTAGTGATTGATCTCTCTGGTCACCAAGGGCTTTGCTCCCGAGTGCCTTGGCAGACACAGAGGCATAAAAATAGAGATGTTGAGAGGCATCCTGAGAATTCGTAATGAAGGGAAAGTGTAGCTTCGTTAACTGGGTGCATGGAAGGCTTTAAGAAAGATGGTTTAGACATCCTTTCCCCTGATTAAGAAGTAAGGGACATGCTATGGCGGAAGCCAGGAGAAAAAGAACCTTTGTTGCCGATTGTATTCATTTTGGAAATGGGTTATGATGCTTTTGGCTGCAAGGGGAATCTGAGATAAAGGGTGGAACCATGAAAACCACCTGAAATCACATGCTCGAATTACAGATTTGACACTGCTAACCTGAGTAAAAGTCTCCCAGAGTTCCCTCCGATGCCCCAGACAGTGTCCGATGCCTTAGTCTAATGCACAGTCTCACACTCTTagttctttctgcttttcttatgttttcctctttcccttcatcTCTGGCCATGGTAGATCTACTCAAGTGTCCGTATGTTGACACACACACTTACTACCTCTTCCCTAGCCAGGATTATAAGCATAGGCTTTGTGCTTGCCTAGTGCTTCCATAATGCTGTCGAGCAGGTAGTAGACTTAGATCATTCTTGGGTTTAACTGGGAAAATTTCATTGTCTTCGTGGCCCTGTGTATCCCCTGAGAGGAAATGTAACAATGTAAACAATGctgctgtttgtttggtttcatCTGATAAGTGCCCAGTTGTCTATTTACTGTCctatctgtgtgaatgtgtgtctgtgctgCATGttcgtgtggaggccagaggacaacttgcaagagtcagttTTTCATTCCCCACTGTTTGTTCTGGAgatagaactcaggttgtcagtttTGGCAGCAAATTCTttaacccactgaaccatctcactgttCTGGACACTACTCTTTAATTTGACTTTCCTGAAAAAcatggggatacaaattaaaagaaatagtaggaagtttttgttgatgttgctttggtatttttttttggagggggggagGCTAGGGGGATGGGGTAGAGAGAAGTTTCAGGagtaaacccagggccttgtacatacCCTAGTTATTCTACCACTGATTTACACTCCAGCCTGTGAGATTTTGATTTTAAGGTGTCAAGCCTGGGATCATACTAAACGTGCTTTAAGTGGTTGTTACTGGTCGTGTTATTCTGTGGTTTACAGCTGGAGGTGTTGGCTGTGGGAAGAAGGAGCTGTACCAACCTGGGTGTTAGGGAATAAAGCCTGGGTTCTCAGGAGTGAGAATGGACTAGAAGGTTGAAAGGATGATCACAGGGTGTTAGAAAGAGAATTATAAAACCAGGGATTTCACTCTTTTCAGTAATGCTCATAGGAAGAACTGTTTTCatttgggcacacacacatagatactcATACTACTAAGTAAATTACAAAAACCAAGCAGGGCCAGATTACGAGAATGCTCATTACAGCCATTCAGATCATCTTGTGACCTATTCAGGCATTCTCACTGGGCTGTTGTAGCATCCTTAAAGAGTTCTCCTGGGCTGGGAATGTCGCTCAGGAATAGCATGTTTGCCTAGCTTGAGCGAGTTACTGctagctagataaataaataggtcTCTTCAGTGGTTATGAAAACGTAGACATCTGATGACTGATATCATCTATTAATTAGCTCTGAGTTAAATGAATATTTAAGGCTTAAAATACATGAGGAGCCTTAAAATTATGCCACCTATTAGTCAATTACATGTGTTACATAATGTCAGCCATGCCTTCCACATGCCTAATTAGAGACTCACTGTTTAGACCAGAAGATTTCTTAGTGCCAGAACTTCAAgctactgaagaagaaaaaagcaaattaGAATCTGGTTTGACAAATGGAGAGGAGCCCATGGATCAGGACCTGTCTGATGTTCCCACCAAGTGTGTTTCTACAACAGAGTCTATTGAGATAAAGTAAGTGCCTTTGTGGGGTTTGGAGATGAGGTTATAAGATAGTTTCAAGCACTTGAGTTATGTAACATAGATCATTTCAAAAGTGAGATATCAGCAGAGCCTCCAGTAAGTTCgtgcttttaaaattctcttttctgTGAAAAGACCTCTGAAGGATGGTCGTGTTTTCATTGATGATACTTGGATACCAAAGTAATTGGGTTAGTGGTCTGATGGAGAGGGAGCTGAACATTAAATTGTACATTTATATGAAGAGACGTTATTTCTGGCCTTTTTAGTTAAGTCCAGTAGCAGGTGGAAGAACGGTACAAGCTGAGAAGCTGATTCTTATACGTTATGCTTAGTTCATGAAATGTCCTTCTTGACTTAGACATCCTAATGCCTGGG
Proteins encoded in this region:
- the Cpsf2 gene encoding cleavage and polyadenylation specificity factor subunit 2 — translated: MTSIIKLTTLSGVQEESALCYLLQVDEFRFLLDCGWDEHFSMDIIDSLRKHVHQIDAVLLSHPDPLHLGALPFAVGKLGLNCAIYATIPVYKMGQMFMYDLYQSRHNTEDFTLFTLDDVDAAFDKIQQLKFSQIVNLKGKGHGLSITPLPAGHMIGGTIWKIVKDGEEEIVYAVDFNHKREIHLNGCSLEMLSRPSLLITDSFNATYVQPRRKQRDEQLLTNVLETLRGDGNVLIAVDTAGRVLELAQLLDQIWRTKDAGLGVYSLALLNNVSYNVVEFSKSQVEWMSDKLMRCFEDKRNNPFQFRHLSLCHGLSDLARVPSPKVVLASQPDLECGFSRDLFIQWSQDPKNSIILTYRTTPGTLARFLIDNPTEKVTEIELRKRVKLEGKELEEYVEKEKLKKEAAKKLEQSKEADIDSSDESDVEEDIDQPSAHKTKHDLMMKGEGSRKGSFFKQAKKSYPMFPAPEERIKWDEYGEIIKPEDFLVPELQATEEEKSKLESGLTNGEEPMDQDLSDVPTKCVSTTESIEIKARVTYIDYEGRSDGDSIKKIINQMKPRQLIIVHGPPEASQDLAECCRAFGGKDIKVYMPKLHETVDATSETHIYQVRLKDSLVSSLQFCKAKDAELAWIDGILDMRVSKVDTGVILEEGELKDDGEDSEMQVDAPSDSSVIAQQKAMKSLFGDDEKELGEESEIIPTLEPLPPHEVPGHQSVFMNEPRLSDFKQVLLREGIQAEFVGGVLVCNNQVAVRRTETGRIGLEGCLCQDFYRIRDLLYEQYAIV